One Triticum dicoccoides isolate Atlit2015 ecotype Zavitan chromosome 5B, WEW_v2.0, whole genome shotgun sequence genomic window carries:
- the LOC119305897 gene encoding UDP-glucosyltransferase UGT13248-like yields MVHADETTHILLVPYPAQGHLNPILQFGKRLAGHGGVRCTVAATRFVVGSTKPSPGSVHVAVFSDGCDTGGAAELGGHKGPYFEQLEAAGSEALDELLRSEAASGRPVRVVVYDTFMPWVAPLARRHGAACAAVLTQTCAVDIVYTHARAGRVPVPVRKGDSPLDLPGLSSRLGAGDVPTFLTDSDAHHPSLRDLLMNQFTGLDAVDHVFVNSFFDLEPQEAEYLASTLGARTIGPTVPSAYLDNRLPDDASYGFHLHTPMTAVTKAWLDARPPRSAVYASFGSIVAPGPDQMAEVAEGLRNAGSPFLWVVRATETAKLPEGFAARAAARGDLIVPWCPQLEVLAHGAVGCFVTHCGWNSTVEALSAGVPMVAVPQWSDQPTNAKYIEDVWRVGVRARPDAGGLVRKREVERCVKDVMGGKEYRRRASEWREKAKAAVSEGGSSDRNIADFLSKYRVAK; encoded by the exons ATGGTGCACGCCGACGAAACCACACACATCCTCCTCGTACCGTACCCGGCCCAGGGCCACCTCAACCCGATCCTCCAGTTCGGCAAGCGGCTCGCCGGCCACGGCGGCGTCCGGTGCACCGTCGCGGCGACCCGGTTCGTCGTCGGCTCCACCAAGCCGTCCCCGGGCTCGGTGCACGTCGCCGTATTCTCCGACGGCTGCGACACCGGGGGGGCCGCTGAGCTGGGCGGGCACAAGGGCCCCTACTTCGAGCAGCTGGAGGCGGCCGGGTCCGAGGCGCTGGACGAGCTCCTCCGGTCCGAGGCGGCGAGTGGCCGCCCAGTGCGCGTGGTGGTGTACGACACGTTCATGCCGTGGGTGGCGCCCCTGGCGCGGCGGCACGGGGCGGCGTGCGCGGCGGTGCTCACCCAGACGTGCGCCGtggacatcgtgtacacgcacGCGCGGGCCGGGCGCGTGCCGGTGCCGGTGCGCAAGGGGGACTCCCCACTCGACCTCCCTGGGCTGTCGTCCCGGCTCGGCGCCGGCGACGTGCCGACGTTCCTGACCGATAGCGACGCGCACCACCCGTCCCTCCGCGATCTGCTGATGAACCAGTTCACCGGGCTCGACGCCGTGGATCACGTGTTCGTCAATTCTTTCTTCGACTTGGAGCCTCAG GAAGCGGAGTACCTGGCGTCGACGCTGGGGGCCAGGACGATCGGGCCGACGGTGCCGTCGGCGTACCTGGACAACCGCCTGCCCGACGACGCGTCCTACGGCTTCCACCTGCACACCCCGATGACGGCCGTGACCAAGGCGTGGCTGGACGCGCGCCCGCCCCGCTCCGCCGTGTACGCCTCCTTCGGCAGCATCGTGGCGCCGGGGCCAGACCAGATGGCCGAGGTCGCCGAGGGCCTCCGCAACGCCGGCAGCCCATTCCTGTGGGTGGTGCGCGCCACAGAGACCGCCAAGCTGCCCGAGGGCttcgcggcgagggcggcggcgcggggggacCTGATCGTGCCGTGGTGCCCGCAGCTGGAGGTGCTGGCGCACGGCGCCGTGGGGTGCTTCGTGACGCACTGCGGGTGGAACTCCACCGTGGAGGCGCTGAGCGCCGGCGTGCCAATGGTGGCCGTGCCGCAGTGGTCGGACCAGCCGACCAACGCCAAGTACATCGAGGACGTGTGGCGCGTCGGCGTGCGCGCGCGGCCGGACGCCGGCGGGCTGGTGAGGAAGCGGGAGGTGGAGAGGTGCGTCAAGGACGTGATGGGCGGCAAGGAGTACCGGAGGAGGGCGTCGGAGTGGAGGGAGAAGGCCAAGGCGGCCGTGAGCGAGGGGGGCAGCTCCGACCGCAACATCGCCGACTTCCTATCGAAATATCGCGTGGCAAAATGA